The sequence below is a genomic window from Providencia rettgeri.
CACCTTGTCGCCGGCCTGCAGGCCCTCGCTGATCTGCCAGCGCGAGCCTTGCATGGCGCCAGTAGTGACCTGGCGCACCTCGACGGTATCGCCCTCGCCCAGCAGCATCACGCTGGCCTGGCCGTCAGCCGAACGCTGCACGGCACGTTGCGGCACCAGGATGGCGTTCTGGTTGAGCCCCTGCGGCGTGCGCACACGCACGTACATACCCGGCAGCAACACGCCCTCGGGGTTGTCGAACTGCCCTCGCAGGGCGATTTGCCCGGTGCTGCGATCCACCGAGATATCAGTGAACAGCAGCGTGCCCTTGCTCTCGATATCGGTACCATCGACGCGCAGCGACAACGGCTGGTCGCTAGCGCCGGTAACCTTGCCCTCGGCGATGGCCGCGCGCAGGCGCAGGGCGTCGGCAGCCGGCTGGGTGAAGTCGGCGTACACCGGATCAAGTTGCTGGATACGCGCTAGCAGAGTCGCCTCACCCTGGCCTACCAGCGCCCCTTCGGTGACCTGGGCTCGGCCGATGCGTCCGGCAATGGGTGCGCGAACCTCGGCATAGCCCAGGTCCAGGCGGGCGGTTTCGACATTGGCCTGGGCCGATCGCTTGTCGGCCTGGGCACTCTGCAGAGCGGCCTTGGCGTTGTCGAAATCCTGCTGGCTGACGGCGTTGATCTTCACCAGCGGCTCGTATCGGCGAACCATCGCCTGGGCCTGGAACAACTGCGCCTCGGCGCGGGCCAGTTCACCCTGCGCCCGCGACAGGGCCGCTTTGAACGGCGCAGGGTCGATCTGGAACAGCACGTCGCCGGCCTTCACGTCGGCCCCTTCCTCAAAGGTGCGCTTGAGCACGATCCCCGCCACCCGCGCGCGCACCTCGGCGACACGCACCGGCTCGATGCGTCCTGGTAGCTCGGCAACCACGGTGAAGGGCTCGGTCTGCACGCTGAGCACATCGACTTCACGCGCCGGCGCCTCCTCCCCTTGCTCTTCGGGCTTGTCGCAGCCAACCAGGGTCACGGCGACCAAACAGGAGATCACGGAAAAAGTGATCCACTCGCGAAATTTGTTCATATCTCACCCAAGCACGAAGCCAGTACGTAGTCGAAGCCGCGCATGATGCACACCAAAATTAAATGAGTCAATATTGACTCATTTGATTTTGATGTGAACAAAGCTAGTATCCTCTTTGAGAAAAATGAGTGTTCTAGGCAAAATACCCGCATCTGCCTGCGATAGATAAAGAGTGACCGATGGATTTAACTGCTGCCGATGAGAAATTGCTGAAGGCCCTGGCGATCGCCATCGTTGACCACCCGCGAGCCACGTTCAAAGAAATAGCCCAGGCAGCGGGAGTCAGCAAGGCGACGCTAAACAGGTTTTGCGGCACCCGCGACAACCTGATCGAGATGCTTCTGGATCATGGTTCGGTGGTTATTTATCGGGTCATTGCCGATGCCGATCTTGAGTCGGCGCCCTTGGACGCATTGCATCGCCTGATCGAAGGCCATTTGACTCACAGGGAGTTGTTGGTTTTCCTCTCATTTCAGTGGCGCCCGGACACGTTTGATTTAGATGCAGGCGGCTGCCGATGGCTGCCTTACTCAGAAACGCTGGACGAGTTCTTTCTACGCGGGCAAAAACTGGGCGTATTCCGTATCGATATCGGTGCCCCGGCGCTTACCGAAATCTTCTCCTCCTTGATCTTCGGCCTGGTAGACGCCGAGCGCCGCGGCCGTATCGCACGCGCAGGTATGGCGGCGTTGATCGAGCAATTCTTCCTGAACGGGGCTTGCAACTACCAAACTTAACGGAAAGCTACGCTCAGTTTTTTTCCAACGGGTTGGCGGTGTCCGTTTTTGGCCGTTCTCTGACGGTCGTGACAGTGACACGCCCTGGTCAAGTTGAACGCAATCCGTGGTCAACGCCAACCCAAATTGGTGGTCAAGAGGAGTGCAATTTCGCACATACCTGAGGACTGCTCACCACATCGCTTGCGTCGGTAGTAGCTTCCGCACTTTCCCCGTCTCTCACCGCTAAACAGCGCTTTCCGGTAGCGGACTTTAGAGCGGCTTGATACTGGCCAGCATGCAGAAATTCTGCCCGTGTAGCGTCACGACCGGACAAGCCACTAGGGTGGCGGTCAGGAAGGCAGGCAAACGGAACACGGCGAAGCACCTCGAAGGCGCTGGCCACTTGCCATCCAACTGGGCGCGGCCTTTAATCGGCGGATCTGGAAAGGAGACGGATATGCCATTGTTGGACGAGATTATTGGGTGGGCCGGCGGACTCAGACCCTGGCAGCAGGAAGCACTGCGCCGGATATTTGCCCGGGCCGAACTAACCCAAGATGACATCGAGACCATTCTGCGAATGGTTCGCGAGCAAGAACGGGAAGACGCAACCACGGGGGGAGCACGGCCATTCACGCTGGACGACGTACCAGGCGCCGGAAGTGGCGCAACCGTGCGGTTGGTGGGTGTCTCGGGGCTAGACCAGGTAAACGGCTTCCCGTCCGGTCGTGCCTTTGACCTCGCACCGGAGGGCATGACCATTTTCTTTGGTCATAACGGCGCCGGCAAATCCGGCTACGCCCGCGTCTTCAAGAATGCCTGCAACGCTCGGCATCGGGTGGAGGTCCTGCCCGACGCTTTTGGGGCGGCAACCCCAGCTAGACTGCCATCAGCAGATTTCGCCATTTTGGTGGATGGCACTCCGGAAACCGCACGTTGGGTCCAGAACGGGCCGGCCCATTTGCATTTGAGTTCGGTCTCGGTCTACGACGCGGCCTGTGCCAATGACTACATCGACGCGGAAGGGACCCCTGCATTTCAGCCCTACGGACTCACTCATCTGACGCGCCTGGTCCTACTTCAGCGTGATTTACAGGCACGGATTGGGACCGAACGCAATGCCTTGGCTCTGGATACCCGGCAATTCGAACCGCTGAAGGGTGACACCGAAGTCGGCCGCTACATCGCCAAATTAGGTGGGGACTCGGACCGCGCCGTGCTTGCTCGATTAGGGACGGTCGGTGACGATGAACTCCGGCGACTGGAGTTTCTGAAGCGGACATTACTGGAAAGCGATCCTGTGCCGCAGGCGCTGGCCTTGGAACGTTTGGCGACACGCTTGGACCAGGCGCAGCGTCGAGCCGAGGAAGTCCAGCGCTGGGTGAATGATCGTGCCATAGCACGGGCAAAGGAACTGATTACAACGGAAAAAACCGCGCATCTCGCCATGCAACTGGCGCAAGCGCGTCTTCAGGATCGAGACACACTGAACGCCATGGAGTTGCCG
It includes:
- the tmexC gene encoding multidrug efflux RND transporter periplasmic adaptor subunit TMexC, which produces MNKFREWITFSVISCLVAVTLVGCDKPEEQGEEAPAREVDVLSVQTEPFTVVAELPGRIEPVRVAEVRARVAGIVLKRTFEEGADVKAGDVLFQIDPAPFKAALSRAQGELARAEAQLFQAQAMVRRYEPLVKINAVSQQDFDNAKAALQSAQADKRSAQANVETARLDLGYAEVRAPIAGRIGRAQVTEGALVGQGEATLLARIQQLDPVYADFTQPAADALRLRAAIAEGKVTGASDQPLSLRVDGTDIESKGTLLFTDISVDRSTGQIALRGQFDNPEGVLLPGMYVRVRTPQGLNQNAILVPQRAVQRSADGQASVMLLGEGDTVEVRQVTTGAMQGSRWQISEGLQAGDKVITSSLAAIRPGAKVIPREQGAAEKAPQSQAQ
- a CDS encoding TetR/AcrR family transcriptional regulator, with protein sequence MDLTAADEKLLKALAIAIVDHPRATFKEIAQAAGVSKATLNRFCGTRDNLIEMLLDHGSVVIYRVIADADLESAPLDALHRLIEGHLTHRELLVFLSFQWRPDTFDLDAGGCRWLPYSETLDEFFLRGQKLGVFRIDIGAPALTEIFSSLIFGLVDAERRGRIARAGMAALIEQFFLNGACNYQT